GGGCGGCGAGGACCCAGGCGGCAAAGGCTTCGACGCCGTCCACGACTGCCTCGAAGCGCGGGGAGTGGAACAGGTCGAACGAGTGCTGCCCGCCGGGCAGTTCGGCGTAGACCACGGCGTTGGAGGAGGTGTGGCGCAGCTGGTCGGCGAAGTTTCGGGCGGCCTCGACGGTCGCCAGGGCGTCCTTGGTGCCGTGGGCGATGAGGAACGGCGGCGCACCGGGGTGGAGGTACGCCCATGGTTGATTCGGGGACGGCGCCTGGTCGGGGGTCTGGCCGAAATAGTGGCCGTAGTAGCCGTAGAGGCAGATCGCGGCGGTGACCGAGGTGTCGGCGGACTCGAACCCGGGCTGGAACGCCGGGTCGTTCGGCGTGAGCGCACACAGGGACGCCAGGTTGGAGCCGGCGGAGCTGCCCGCCACGAACAGCCGCGACGGATCGGCGCCGTAGGCGGGGGCGTGCTCGCGGGCCCAGGCGATGACCTTCTTGGCGTCGATCTGGTGGCCGGGGAAAGTGGTCTGGGGCCGCAGCCGGTAGTTGGCGCTGATGCACACCCATCCCCGGCTGGCGAGCTGGTACAGCAGGGGCCGTGCCTCGCGGTTCTTCGCGCCGCTGGTGAAGCCGCCGCCGTGGAAGTAGATCAGGACCGGCGCGTTGTGCGGCGCGTCGCGGCGGCGGTAGATGTCGAGGAGATTCCGGCGCCCGGCGTCCCCGTAGCTGAGGTTGGGGATCCGCTCCACGTCACGCCGCCGCATGAGGCCCGGTAGCAGCAGAATGCGGGTCCAGGGCCGGTGGCGGCGCAGCGGTATGTGCACACGATCCCGCCAGTTGGGTCCCAGCCCCTGGTCGAGGGCCTGCTCGACCACCCGATCGGTCCGTACGCCCCGCCAGGCGGAGACAGCCAGCCCGGCGGAGGCGACGGCGGCCACTGCGGCCGTCACCTTGGCGCCCGATGACTCCAGATCGTCCTGGGCGGCGGCCAGCGTTGTGGAGGCCAGCAGGGCCAGAACGCCCAGGAATGGCACCTCGTTGAGGGTCAGGCCGAACCAGAAGCTCATCGTCGCCAGCGGTTGGGGCCGGCGCGGCGCGACAACGGCGAAGAAGGTGCACCAGGCGACGAGCGCCACGGTGATCACATAGCCGACGGGCATGAAACCTCCCAAGATGAGTCACCGACGTGGGCAGTAGCGGGTCGTGAGTCGCCCGGGCTCTGATGGAGGCTGTGATCATCGCGCGGTTGCTGCCGGAGCTTTCGCCCGGGGCAACCATGTGGGAATCCTAACGAATCACCTCCATGAATCATCGCTGGACCTGGCGGGTCTGGTCGATGATCCTTGGCGCATGGGTCCAGCACTGTGCCTTTTGTCCGCGGCGTGCTTCGGCGCCATGGCGATCTTCGGCAAGCTCGCCTACGAGGCCGGTGTCTCGCCCGGTGCGCTGCTGCTGGTGCGCTTCACCCTGGCCGCCGCACTGCTGGGGATGGCCTTGCTCGTGCGGCCGGGCCTACGCCGAGCGGAACCGGGTCCGCACCGGGGCGAACCGGGCAGCCAGCCGGCGACGACGCGCGGCCGGGTGCTGGCCACCGCCGTCGCGTTGGGTGCCATCGGGTACGCCACACAGGCGAGTCTGTTCTTCTCGGCCCTGCAGCGGATGGACGCGTCGCTGCTGTCCCTGATCCTCTACACCTACCCCGTCCTGGTCACCGTGGCGGCGGTGCTGCTCGGCCGTGACCGGCTCACCCCTGGACGCGGCGCCGCGCTGGTGGCGGCGTCGGGCGGAACGCTGCTGGTCCTGCTCGGCGCCGGTGGCGTGAGCTTCCACCCGGTCGGGGCACTGCTCGCCTTTGCCGCCGCGCTCACCTACACCGTCTACATCCTCGTCGCCGACACCGTCGTGCACCGGCTGCCGCCCGTGGTGCTGTCCACACTGGTGATGGCCGGCGCGGCCGGCACCCTTGGCGCACGCGCCCTGCTCACCGGCGGGGTCGATTTCGACTTCGGGCCGCCGGGATGGTTCTGGCTGGCCTGTATCGCTGTGGTCTCCACGGTCGTGGCGATGCTGACCTTCTTCGCCGGCCTGAAACGGACCGGCCCGTCGACCGCCGCGATCCTGTCCACCTTCGAACCCGTGGTCACCACCGCACTGGCCGCGCTCATCCTCGGCGAATCCCTGACCCCGGTGCAGCTCGTCGGCGGCGCCCTGGTGCTGTCCTCCGTCGTCGTCCTCCAACTCCGACCGACCCGCACCCACCGCCAGGACCAGGGCCCACGTCCGGCACCCGATCCCGAGAGCCGTAGGGCGCGGGATCCGGCACGAGACGGCAACGCCGAACCGACGACGGTAGCGCCGTAGGGCCGCTCGGATGGGCCGTGCGTCGTCCAGCCGCGGTCAGCTGAGCCGTTGGTCGAGGTGGAAGCTGACCTCGGCGCCGGCCTCGCTCTTGCCGGTGAGCTTGCACAGGGCGGCCCGGATGGGCAGCCAGTGCGGGCCGGTGCCCGACGGCATGAGGGTGGCGCTGAACGGGTGACCGTCGATCGTGCCGGTGACCTTGACGGCGCGGCGGGTGCCGAGCAGGTCGGCCGAGTCGGGCACGGTCACGTAGGTGGCGAAGGCGCCGTCTTTCTCTATCGGCGCGGTGAAGCGGTGGTCGAGTGGTTGCGGGGTCATTGCTCTCCTCCGGTGGGTGCGGCGGCCGGTGGGTGTGCCGAGTGGCGTACGTGATCGCCCTCAGGTGGTCGTGGCGTCGATGGCGTCGGCGATGGGCGTCGGCCCGTTCACGAGTTCCAGGGTCGCGCCGGCGGTGCGTGGTTCGTCGAGCAGCGCGACGAGCACCTGGGCGACGTCGGCGCGGGTGACCGCGCCCCGTCCGGCGTGCCGGGTGAGGGTGATCCGTCCGGTGGGTTCGTCGTCGGTGAGCCGGCCGGGTCGCAGCACCGTCCAGTCCAGGTCCCGGCCGGGCAGGTCGTCCTCGGCGGCCCGCTTGGCCCGCAGGTACGCCGCCCACACCTCGTCGGTGCCGGCGGCCGGCGGGTTGTCCACGCCCATCGAGGAGACCAGCAGGTAGCGGCGGACGCCGGCGCGGGTGGCGGCGTCGGCGAGCAGCGCGGCCGCGGCCCGGTCGACGGTGTCCTTACGGGCGGCGCCGCTGCCGGGGCCGGCACCGGCGGCGAAGACCACCGCGTCCGCGCCGTCGAGGTGCGCGGCGACCTCGGCGACGCCGGCGTGTTCCAGGTCGCAGACCACCGGTTCGGCGCCGGCGGCGCGCAGCGCGCCGGCCTGTTCGGGGTTACGGATCAGGCCGACGGCGGTGTCGCCGCGCTCGGCGAGGTCGCGCTCAAGAAGTAGGGCGATCTTGCCGTGGCCTCCGGCGATGACGACGCGCATGCGCCCAACCTACCGGCGTACGACGGCGTGGGCCGGCCGCTGACGCCCGAGGCGGGCCGGGGTTCGGCGGCGGGGCATCGGCTGAGGCAGCATGGAGGGGTGACAGAGAGCCTCGACGCGTTGACCTCGCTGGTGGCCGGCGGCGGGGTGGTGGTGCTCAGCGGGGCGGGCCTGTCCACCGAGTCGGGCATCCCGGACTACCGGGGGCCCGGCGGGGTGGCCCGCCGGCACACCCCGATGACCTTCCAGGCGTTCACCCGGGATCCCCTCGCCCGGCGCCGCTACTGGGCGCGGAGCCATCTGGGGTGGCGGCTGATCGCCCGGGCCGCGCCGAACGCCGGGCACCGGGCGGTGGCCCGGCTGCAAGGCGCCGGCCTGGTCGACGCGGTTATCACCCAGAACGTCGACGGGCTGCACTCGCTGGCCGGCAGCGCGCCGGTGATCGAGTTGCACGGCCGCCTGGACGAGGTGACCTGCCTGGACTGCGGCAACCTGACCTCCCGGGAGGAGTTGGACCGCCGGCTGCGCGAGGCCAACCCGGACTTCGTGGCCCACGTCGCCGCCGTGAACCCGGACGGTGATGTGGATCTCCCCGACGAGCAGGTGGCCGCGTTCCGGCCGGTGGATTGCGGGATCTGCGGCACGGGGATGCTGAAACCGGACGTGGTGTTCTTCGGCGAGACGGTGCCGCCCGAGCGGGTGGCGCGCTGCTTCGCGCTGGTGGAGCAGGCCCGGGCGTTGCTGGTGCTCGGCTCGTCGTTGACGGTGATGTCGGGTCGCCGGTTCGTGATCCGGGCGGCGAAACGGGGCATTCCGGTGGCGATCGTCAACCAGGGGCCGACCCGTGGTGATGGCCACGCCACGGTGAGCGTCGACGCCGCGCTGGGCGCGCTGCTGCCGGCGCTGGCCGAGCGGGCCACCGGCGGCGTCGACGCCGATGCCGCCACGATGGTCGCCCCGGCCGGGGTGTGACAGCCCGGGGGTAGGACATGTGGCGGAAACACCGGCGCTGGTAGCGTTGACCATGCCGGTACCACCCACGTGGGAGAGACCGCCCGACAGCACCCGGGGCGGCGCCGAAGGGGCAAATCCTCCCCGGAACCTCTCAGGCAAAAGGACCTCGTGGGCAGGCACTGTGGAGCGCCCTGCGGGTGTGACAGAGGGGGAGGCCGATCCGTCGACCTCGCCCGGGAGCGCCCCCATGACCGCAGAGCAGTTCGCCACCCGTCACATCGGCCCCGGGCCGGACGATGAGCGCCGGATGTTGGAGGTCGTCGGGCACGGCTCGATCGACGAGCTGATGGACGCCGCGATCCCCGAGGTGATCCGCTGGCACGGCACCCTGGACCTGCCGGACCCGGCCACCGAGGCCGAGACGATCGCCGAGCTGCGGGCCCTGGCGGCCCGTAACACCGTCGCCGTGTCGATGATCGGGCTGGGCTACCACGGCACGCACACCCCGGCGGTGATCCGCCGCAACGTGCTGGAGGACCCGGCCTGGTACACGGCGTACACGCCGTACCAGCCGGAGATCAGCCAGGGCCGGCTGGAGGCGCTGCTGAACTTCCAGACCATGGTCACCGACCTGACCGGGTTGGCCACCGCGAACGCGTCGATGCTCGACGAGGGCACCGCCGCGGCGGAGGCGATGACCCTGGCCCGCCGCGCGTCGAAGAGCAAGAGCGCCGTGTACGTGGTCGACGCCGACGCGCTGCCGCAGACCATCGCGGTGATCACCAGCCGGGCGGAGCCGCTCGGCATCGAGGTGCGGGTGCTGGACCTGGACGTCGAGGAACTGCCGGCGGAGTTCTTCGGTCTGCACCTGCAGTACCCGGGGGCGTCCGGCGCGGTGCGCGACCACGCCCCGCTGGTGGCGGCGGCGCACGCCGGGGGCGCGCTGGTGACCGTGGCCGCGGACCTGCTGGCGTTGACGCTGCTGCGCGCGCCGGGGGAGATCGGCGCGGACATCGCCGCCGGCACCACCCAGCGCTTCGGCGTACCCATGGGCTTCGGTGGGCCGCACGCCGGTTACCTGGCGGTGCGGGCGGGCCTGGAGCGGATGCTGCCGGGCCGGCTGGTCGGGGTGTCCCGCGACGCGGACGGCAACCCCGCCTACCGGCTGGCGCTGCAGACCCGCGAGCAGCACATCCGGCGGGAGAAGGCGACCAGCAACATCTGCACCGCGCAGGTGCTGCTCGCGGTGATGGCCGGCATGTACGCGGTCTACCACGGCCCGGACGGGCTGCGGGACATCTCGGCGCGTACCCATGCCATGGCGGTGCGGCTCGCGGCCGGGTTGCGCGCCGGCGGCGTGCAGGTCGCGGACGTCGCGTTCTTCGACACCGTCACCGCGAGCGTGCCCGGCCGGGCCGGCGAGGTGGTGGCAGCCGCCGCGCAGCGCGGGGTGAACCTGCGGCTGGTCGACGCCGACCGGGTGGGTGTGTCCTGCGACGAGACGACCACCGTCGCGCACCTGGCGGCGGTGTGGGCGGCGTTCGGTGTGCCCACTTTCGACGGCGCCGTCGACCCGGCCCTGCCGACCGGTCTTCGCCGCACCAGTGACTTCCTCACCCACCCGGTGTTCCGCAGCCACCACTCGGAGACGGCGATGCTGCGCTACCTGCGCCGGCTGTCGGACTTCGACTACGCCCTGGACCGGGGCATGATCCCGCTGGGGTCGTGCACGATGAAGCTCAACGCGACCACCGAGATGGAGCCGATCAGCTGGGCGGAGTTCGCGCACATCCACCCGTTCGCGCCGGACACGCAGACCGCCGGGTACCGGGAGCTGATCGGTCAGCTGGAGTCGTGGCTGGCCGAGGTGACCGGTTACGACGCGGTCAGCGTGCAGCCCAACGCCGGTTCGCAGGGTGAGCTGGCCGGGCTGCTGTCCATCCGGGCGTGGCACCGCAGCCGTGGTGAGGCGCACCGCGACGTGTGCCTGATCCCGTCCTCGGCGCACGGCACCAACGCGGCGTCGGCGGTGATGGCCGGCATGCGGGTGGTCGTGGTGGCCTGCGACGACGACGGCAACGTCGACCTGGTCGACCTCGACACGAAGATCGACAAGCACCGGGACGCGCTGGCCGCGATCATGGTGACGTACCCGTCGACGCACGGGGTGTACGAGACGGGCATCGCGCAGTTGTGCGCGAAGGTGCACGACGCCGGCGGGCAGGTGTACGTCGACGGTGCGAACCTCAACGCGCTGGTCGGGTTCGCCAAGCCGGGCAAGTTCGGGGCGGACGTGTCACACCTGAACCTGCACAAGACGTTCTGCATCCCGCACGGCGGCGGCGGGCCGGGGGTCGGTCCGGTGGCGGTGCGCTCGCACCTGGCGCCGTTCCTGCCCGGCGACCCGCTGGGCGCGCACGTCGACGCCACACCGGCGATCTCGGCGGCGAAGTACGGGTCGGCGGGGATCCTGCCGATCCCGTGGGCGTACCTGCGGATGATGGGCGCGGCCGGGCTGACCCGGGCGACCGGGGTGGCGGTCCTGGCGGCGAACTACGTGGCGGCGCGGCTGCGCGGGCACTTCCCGGTGCTGTACGCCGGCAACAAGGGCCTGGTGGCGCACGAGTGCATCCTCGACCTGCGGCCGCTGACGAAGGCGACCGGGGTGAGCGTGGACGACGTGGCGAAGCGGCTGATCGACTACGGCTTCCACGCGCCGACGATGTCATTCCCGGTGGCGGGGACGCTGATGGTGGAGCCGACCGAGAGCGAGGACCTGGCCGAGTTGGACCGGTTCTGCGACGCGATGATCGCCATCCGGGCCGAGATCGAGCAGGTGGCCTCGGGGCAGTGGCCGTCCGGGGACAACCCTCTGGCCAACGCGCCGCACACCGCGGCGATGGTCAGCGGTGACGACTGGACGCACCCGTACCCGCGGTCGGTGGGCGCGTACCCGGCCGGGGTGGACCGGGCCGGGAAGTACTGGCCGCCGGTGCGGCGGATCGACGGCGCGTACGGCGACCGGAACCTGGTGTGCTCGTGCCCGTCGCCGGAGGCCTTCGAGGACTGACGACGGGCGGGCCGGGGCGGGCGGTGTGGCCGCCCCGGCAGCCGCGCCGACCTGGGCAGGAATGTCCCGGACCGGGGACTAGCCTGGGTCGACAGCGGCGGTTCGGTGACGCTGAGTGGTCAATCAGGCCACGAGGGCGTGGCGGGCGGGGCCGCGGTGCGGGGCGATGCTGCTGCCGTCGGGGAGCAGCTCACCTGTGTCCTCGAAGACGATGACACCGTTGCAGAGCAGGCTCCAGCCCTGCTCAGGGAAGCAAGCGAGGACCCGGGCGGCTTCCCGGTCGGTAGCTTCAGCAGAGGGGCAGGTCGGTTGGTGCTGGCACATCGGGTTCTCCGGACTGTGGGGGCACTGTGTCATGGTTCACATGACCAGTGACGCACAGTACCAAGCGAAAGTGTCCAGCATCGAGCAGGTAGCCGCCTGGTGCACGGGAAATCCACTGAACGGATGAGGAAGGTCGGACCGTACGGCGTGGAAACGCTCCCACATGTGCTGGTAAATGCACCAGCCGCACCGGCCGCCTGCCGAGGCGGCCTCGTCGAACGCGCCCGCCTGCAATGGCACCGCTCCGACGGCGGCGACCCCGCCGTGCTCGCCGAGCAGTTCCTCGCCGCACACGGCCTGCCACTGCACGACCTGACCCGCCCCGCCGACCACCGGCACCCCACCACCGACGCCTGCGGGGCCGCGCTCTACCTGTCCGCCGCCGCCGGAGCGCTGCTGGCCGGCGCCCCGACCACAGCGCCCGACCCCACGCCGACCCTGCCCGACCTCGCCGTCGTCGTCTACGGCCACGGCCCCACCCGGCCCGCACCGAGCGGCCCGCCACCGCCCTGGTGGCTCGGCCCGTGGACCGAGAGCTGGACCCCACGCCAGCACGCCGACGCCGTCGACGCGGTCCGCGCCGCCATCGGCCGCGGCGACGTCTACCAGACCAACCTCGTCGGACACGCCGCCGCCCGCTACACCGGCGACCCGCTGCCCGCCCTCAGCCGCCTCGGCGCGCTGCCCGGCGCCCGCTACGGCGGCGTACTCACCGGCGACGGCTGGGCGATCGGCTGCGCCTCCCCGGAGACCCTCGTCGAGGTCACCGACGGGCAGCTGACCACCCGACCCATCAAGGGCACCCGCCCGGCCACCGCCGCCGGCCGCGCCGAACTGCTCGCCAGCGCCAAGGAACGCGCCGAACACATCATGATCGTCGACCTGGAACGCAACGACCTGGCCCGCATCGCCCGCACCGGCACCGTCCGCGTCGACGAGCTGTTCGCCGTCCGCCGCTGGTGCGACCTGTGGCAGGCCGAGTCCACCGTCCGCGCCACCGCCGCCGACGGCCTCGGCCTGGCCGACCTGCTGCGCGCCACCTGCCCCGGCGGCTCGGTGACCGGCGCGCCGAAACACGCCGCCCTGACCCAGATCGGCGCCCTCGAACCCGTCGGCCGGGGCGCCAGCATGGGCGCCCTGGGCTGGGTCGCCCCCGGCCGGATCGACCTCGGCCTGACCATCCGCACCGCCGCCGCCGACGGCGAGAAGCTGCACACCTGGGCCGGCGGCGGCATCACCTGGGACAGCGACCCCGCCGCCGAGGTCGCCGAGGCCGCCGCGAAGACCGCCCCGATCCGCGCCACCCTGGCCGGGCGCTGAACCCACCACCACCGGCGATACGCTGACCCGCATGACCATGCGGCCCATCCGGATCATCGGCGACCCCGTACTGCGCACCCCGTGCGAGCCGGTCACCACCTTCGACGCCGAGCTGCGCGCCCTGGTCACCGACCTGATGGACACCCTGCTCGGCGCGCCCGGCCGGGCCGGTGTGGCCGCCCCGCAGATCGGGGTCAGCGCCCAGGTGTTCGTCTACGACGCCGACGGGCACCGCGGCCACCTGATCAACCCCACCCTGGAGCTGTCCGAGGAACGCCAGGACGACGACGAGGGCTGCCTGTCCATCCC
The nucleotide sequence above comes from Micromonospora sp. NBC_00389. Encoded proteins:
- a CDS encoding DUF5999 family protein, which gives rise to MCQHQPTCPSAEATDREAARVLACFPEQGWSLLCNGVIVFEDTGELLPDGSSIAPHRGPARHALVA
- the def gene encoding peptide deformylase, whose amino-acid sequence is MTMRPIRIIGDPVLRTPCEPVTTFDAELRALVTDLMDTLLGAPGRAGVAAPQIGVSAQVFVYDADGHRGHLINPTLELSEERQDDDEGCLSIPGLYFPTARAMHATANGVDQHGEPLTIAGSGFLARALQHETDHLRGKLYVDTLSGDIRRRALREIRAGRFDSPSRRR
- a CDS encoding NAD(P)H-binding protein → MRVVIAGGHGKIALLLERDLAERGDTAVGLIRNPEQAGALRAAGAEPVVCDLEHAGVAEVAAHLDGADAVVFAAGAGPGSGAARKDTVDRAAAALLADAATRAGVRRYLLVSSMGVDNPPAAGTDEVWAAYLRAKRAAEDDLPGRDLDWTVLRPGRLTDDEPTGRITLTRHAGRGAVTRADVAQVLVALLDEPRTAGATLELVNGPTPIADAIDATTT
- a CDS encoding chorismate-binding protein; the protein is MRKVGPYGVETLPHVLVNAPAAPAACRGGLVERARLQWHRSDGGDPAVLAEQFLAAHGLPLHDLTRPADHRHPTTDACGAALYLSAAAGALLAGAPTTAPDPTPTLPDLAVVVYGHGPTRPAPSGPPPPWWLGPWTESWTPRQHADAVDAVRAAIGRGDVYQTNLVGHAAARYTGDPLPALSRLGALPGARYGGVLTGDGWAIGCASPETLVEVTDGQLTTRPIKGTRPATAAGRAELLASAKERAEHIMIVDLERNDLARIARTGTVRVDELFAVRRWCDLWQAESTVRATAADGLGLADLLRATCPGGSVTGAPKHAALTQIGALEPVGRGASMGALGWVAPGRIDLGLTIRTAAADGEKLHTWAGGGITWDSDPAAEVAEAAAKTAPIRATLAGR
- a CDS encoding alpha/beta hydrolase; protein product: MPVGYVITVALVAWCTFFAVVAPRRPQPLATMSFWFGLTLNEVPFLGVLALLASTTLAAAQDDLESSGAKVTAAVAAVASAGLAVSAWRGVRTDRVVEQALDQGLGPNWRDRVHIPLRRHRPWTRILLLPGLMRRRDVERIPNLSYGDAGRRNLLDIYRRRDAPHNAPVLIYFHGGGFTSGAKNREARPLLYQLASRGWVCISANYRLRPQTTFPGHQIDAKKVIAWAREHAPAYGADPSRLFVAGSSAGSNLASLCALTPNDPAFQPGFESADTSVTAAICLYGYYGHYFGQTPDQAPSPNQPWAYLHPGAPPFLIAHGTKDALATVEAARNFADQLRHTSSNAVVYAELPGGQHSFDLFHSPRFEAVVDGVEAFAAWVLAAPQRTPDSARS
- the gcvP gene encoding aminomethyl-transferring glycine dehydrogenase gives rise to the protein MTAEQFATRHIGPGPDDERRMLEVVGHGSIDELMDAAIPEVIRWHGTLDLPDPATEAETIAELRALAARNTVAVSMIGLGYHGTHTPAVIRRNVLEDPAWYTAYTPYQPEISQGRLEALLNFQTMVTDLTGLATANASMLDEGTAAAEAMTLARRASKSKSAVYVVDADALPQTIAVITSRAEPLGIEVRVLDLDVEELPAEFFGLHLQYPGASGAVRDHAPLVAAAHAGGALVTVAADLLALTLLRAPGEIGADIAAGTTQRFGVPMGFGGPHAGYLAVRAGLERMLPGRLVGVSRDADGNPAYRLALQTREQHIRREKATSNICTAQVLLAVMAGMYAVYHGPDGLRDISARTHAMAVRLAAGLRAGGVQVADVAFFDTVTASVPGRAGEVVAAAAQRGVNLRLVDADRVGVSCDETTTVAHLAAVWAAFGVPTFDGAVDPALPTGLRRTSDFLTHPVFRSHHSETAMLRYLRRLSDFDYALDRGMIPLGSCTMKLNATTEMEPISWAEFAHIHPFAPDTQTAGYRELIGQLESWLAEVTGYDAVSVQPNAGSQGELAGLLSIRAWHRSRGEAHRDVCLIPSSAHGTNAASAVMAGMRVVVVACDDDGNVDLVDLDTKIDKHRDALAAIMVTYPSTHGVYETGIAQLCAKVHDAGGQVYVDGANLNALVGFAKPGKFGADVSHLNLHKTFCIPHGGGGPGVGPVAVRSHLAPFLPGDPLGAHVDATPAISAAKYGSAGILPIPWAYLRMMGAAGLTRATGVAVLAANYVAARLRGHFPVLYAGNKGLVAHECILDLRPLTKATGVSVDDVAKRLIDYGFHAPTMSFPVAGTLMVEPTESEDLAELDRFCDAMIAIRAEIEQVASGQWPSGDNPLANAPHTAAMVSGDDWTHPYPRSVGAYPAGVDRAGKYWPPVRRIDGAYGDRNLVCSCPSPEAFED
- a CDS encoding NAD-dependent protein deacetylase; translation: MTESLDALTSLVAGGGVVVLSGAGLSTESGIPDYRGPGGVARRHTPMTFQAFTRDPLARRRYWARSHLGWRLIARAAPNAGHRAVARLQGAGLVDAVITQNVDGLHSLAGSAPVIELHGRLDEVTCLDCGNLTSREELDRRLREANPDFVAHVAAVNPDGDVDLPDEQVAAFRPVDCGICGTGMLKPDVVFFGETVPPERVARCFALVEQARALLVLGSSLTVMSGRRFVIRAAKRGIPVAIVNQGPTRGDGHATVSVDAALGALLPALAERATGGVDADAATMVAPAGV
- a CDS encoding DMT family transporter, with protein sequence MGPALCLLSAACFGAMAIFGKLAYEAGVSPGALLLVRFTLAAALLGMALLVRPGLRRAEPGPHRGEPGSQPATTRGRVLATAVALGAIGYATQASLFFSALQRMDASLLSLILYTYPVLVTVAAVLLGRDRLTPGRGAALVAASGGTLLVLLGAGGVSFHPVGALLAFAAALTYTVYILVADTVVHRLPPVVLSTLVMAGAAGTLGARALLTGGVDFDFGPPGWFWLACIAVVSTVVAMLTFFAGLKRTGPSTAAILSTFEPVVTTALAALILGESLTPVQLVGGALVLSSVVVLQLRPTRTHRQDQGPRPAPDPESRRARDPARDGNAEPTTVAP
- a CDS encoding DUF1905 domain-containing protein, translating into MTPQPLDHRFTAPIEKDGAFATYVTVPDSADLLGTRRAVKVTGTIDGHPFSATLMPSGTGPHWLPIRAALCKLTGKSEAGAEVSFHLDQRLS